A region of Methanocorpusculum labreanum Z DNA encodes the following proteins:
- a CDS encoding tRNA (N(6)-L-threonylcarbamoyladenosine(37)-C(2))-methylthiotransferase yields MDAETAESLKLLKNISLYTETYGCTYNAGDTEKLMEIARNQGCVPASSAEEADAILINTCVVIDKTEQHMYERLDLYAGKLLFVTGCLPPVAADVLRTRYPKIHIIDPALIHSCYMEVGTAHVGTNAVLQIARGCNGHCTYCITRLARGKLVSFSAEDIVRQAKSIVEAGATEIQLTAQDTSSWGLDRNDGLRLPDLLRQLCAIPGNFMIRIGMANPDTLLPILDDFLDALKDPKIFLFLHIPVQSGSDSVLRLMGRRYTSAQYEEICQRARKAFPEIRISTDYIAGFSGETDEDAAKSAEQIRRTRPGKVNITRFSVRPNTPAAKMKKIPEPIKKQRSRELTDAANEVYDANNEALIGHIMTAVVTEVVKAGSVTARDRTYQNIVIMENLEIGTEITVKITGHRRHYLIGERIVP; encoded by the coding sequence ATGGACGCAGAAACCGCCGAGTCGCTGAAGCTTCTCAAAAATATATCCCTCTATACGGAAACCTACGGGTGTACCTACAATGCGGGAGATACCGAGAAACTGATGGAGATCGCCAGAAATCAGGGATGTGTTCCGGCATCGTCCGCAGAGGAAGCGGACGCAATACTCATTAATACCTGCGTGGTGATCGACAAAACCGAGCAGCACATGTATGAACGTCTCGATTTATACGCGGGCAAACTCCTTTTCGTCACCGGGTGTCTGCCGCCGGTCGCCGCGGACGTGCTCCGCACACGGTACCCCAAGATCCATATCATCGACCCTGCCCTTATCCATTCCTGCTATATGGAGGTCGGAACGGCTCATGTTGGAACAAATGCCGTCCTCCAGATCGCCAGGGGATGCAATGGGCACTGTACGTACTGCATCACGCGGCTCGCACGGGGAAAGCTGGTAAGTTTTTCAGCCGAAGACATCGTTCGTCAGGCAAAAAGTATCGTTGAAGCGGGAGCAACCGAAATCCAGCTGACGGCACAGGATACATCGTCGTGGGGCCTCGACCGAAACGACGGTCTGAGACTCCCGGATCTTTTACGGCAGCTCTGCGCGATCCCCGGTAATTTCATGATCCGGATCGGGATGGCAAATCCCGATACGCTTCTCCCGATCCTCGATGATTTTCTTGACGCACTCAAAGACCCAAAGATATTTCTGTTTCTGCACATCCCGGTCCAGTCGGGATCGGATTCGGTCCTCAGGCTGATGGGGCGGCGCTACACCTCGGCCCAGTATGAAGAGATCTGTCAAAGGGCACGCAAAGCGTTCCCGGAGATCAGAATAAGTACCGATTATATCGCGGGATTTTCCGGCGAAACGGATGAAGACGCTGCAAAGTCCGCAGAACAGATCAGGCGGACAAGACCCGGAAAGGTGAACATCACGCGTTTTTCCGTTCGCCCGAACACGCCGGCCGCTAAGATGAAAAAAATCCCGGAACCGATCAAAAAGCAGAGGTCGCGGGAGCTTACCGATGCGGCAAACGAGGTGTATGACGCCAATAACGAAGCACTGATCGGCCATATCATGACGGCTGTCGTGACGGAAGTGGTAAAAGCAGGAAGTGTTACGGCGCGTGACAGGACCTATCAGAATATTGTTATCATGGAAAATCTCGAGATCGGAACCGAGATAACGGTAAAGATAACCGGACACCGCCGCCATTATCTGATCGGCGAACGGATCGTGCCCTGA